From the Thermus tengchongensis genome, one window contains:
- the lysN gene encoding 2-aminoadipate transaminase, with protein MKTLDWNTLFGKGAGRIQASTIRELLKLTQRPGVISFAGGLPAPELFPKEEAARKAAEILKEKGEVALQYGPTEGYGPLRAWVAEWIGVKPEEVLITTGSQQALDLLGKVFLDEGSPVLLEAPSYMGAIQAFRAYGPRFLTVPAGEEGPDLEALEATLKRERPRFLYLIPSFQNPSGGLMPLRARKRLLEMVMERGLLVVEDDAYRELYFGESRLPSLFELAREAGYPGVIYLSSFSKILSPGLRVAFAVAHPEAILKLTQAKQGVDLHTPILNQMLVHALVQEGFPERLEKIRATYRAKAGAMLAALDREMPKEVRYTRPQGGMFVWMELPEGLSAEALFQQAIAENVAFVPGGPFFAGGGGENTLRLSYATMGPEGIVEGVRRLAKALKGLLALA; from the coding sequence GTGAAAACCTTGGACTGGAATACCCTTTTCGGGAAGGGCGCAGGCCGCATCCAGGCCTCCACCATCCGCGAGCTCCTAAAGCTCACCCAGCGCCCTGGGGTCATCAGCTTCGCCGGGGGGCTTCCCGCCCCCGAGCTTTTCCCCAAGGAGGAGGCCGCCAGGAAGGCGGCGGAGATCCTTAAGGAGAAAGGCGAGGTGGCCCTGCAGTACGGGCCCACGGAGGGCTACGGGCCCCTAAGGGCCTGGGTGGCGGAGTGGATCGGGGTGAAGCCGGAAGAGGTCCTCATCACCACGGGGAGCCAGCAGGCCCTGGACCTCCTGGGGAAGGTCTTCCTGGACGAGGGAAGCCCCGTCCTCCTGGAAGCCCCCAGCTACATGGGGGCCATCCAGGCCTTCCGGGCCTACGGGCCCCGCTTCCTCACCGTGCCCGCGGGGGAGGAGGGGCCGGACCTCGAGGCCCTGGAAGCAACCCTCAAGCGGGAGCGCCCCCGCTTCCTCTACCTCATCCCCTCCTTCCAAAACCCCTCGGGGGGCCTCATGCCCCTAAGGGCCCGGAAGCGGCTTTTGGAGATGGTCATGGAGCGGGGCCTTTTGGTGGTGGAGGACGACGCCTACCGGGAGCTTTACTTCGGCGAAAGCCGCCTGCCAAGCCTCTTTGAGCTGGCCCGGGAGGCGGGCTATCCCGGGGTCATCTACCTCAGCAGCTTCTCCAAAATCCTCTCCCCCGGCCTGAGGGTGGCCTTCGCCGTGGCCCACCCCGAGGCCATCCTCAAGCTCACCCAGGCCAAGCAGGGGGTGGACCTGCACACCCCCATCCTGAACCAGATGTTGGTGCACGCCCTGGTGCAGGAAGGCTTCCCCGAGCGCCTTGAGAAGATACGGGCCACCTACCGGGCCAAGGCCGGGGCCATGCTGGCGGCCTTGGACCGGGAGATGCCCAAGGAGGTGCGCTACACCCGGCCCCAGGGGGGGATGTTCGTGTGGATGGAGCTTCCCGAAGGGCTTTCCGCAGAGGCCCTTTTCCAGCAAGCCATCGCCGAGAATGTGGCCTTCGTGCCGGGCGGGCCCTTCTTCGCAGGCGGCGGGGGGGAGAACACCCTAAGGCTCTCCTACGCCACCATGGGGCCGGAAGGGATTGTGGAAGGGGTAAGGCGGCTTGCCAAGGCCCTGAAGGGGCTACTGGCCCTGGCCTAG
- a CDS encoding DNA-methyltransferase, translated as MSPNPLLALDQEELGVPSEGSSLPPTAHRLLVGDAREVLKSLPTASVHLALTSPPYWTLKRYEDAPGQLGHVEDYEAFLEELDRVWREVFRVLVPGGRLIVVVGDVAVARRRFGRHLVFPLHADIQVRCRKIGFDNLNPILWHKHTNAALEADRPGFFLGKPYEPGAIIKTEVEYILMQRKPGGYRRPTPEQRERSRIPKDLFACWFRQIWDDIPGESTKAHPAPFPLELAERLVRMFSFVGDTVLDPFAGTGTTLIAAARHGRNSIGVELVPRYAELARRRFGREAEGHVLMVEGA; from the coding sequence ATGAGTCCCAACCCTCTTCTCGCCCTGGACCAAGAGGAGCTCGGGGTACCCAGCGAAGGTTCTTCCCTTCCCCCCACGGCCCACCGCCTCCTGGTGGGGGATGCCCGGGAGGTCCTGAAGAGCCTTCCCACAGCTTCGGTGCACCTGGCCCTCACCTCGCCCCCTTACTGGACCTTGAAGCGGTACGAGGACGCGCCGGGGCAGCTCGGGCACGTGGAGGACTACGAGGCCTTTTTGGAGGAGCTGGATAGGGTCTGGCGGGAGGTCTTTCGGGTGCTGGTGCCGGGGGGGCGGCTCATCGTGGTGGTGGGGGATGTGGCCGTGGCCCGGAGGCGGTTCGGGCGCCACCTGGTCTTCCCCCTCCACGCCGACATCCAGGTTCGTTGCCGCAAAATCGGCTTTGACAACCTCAACCCTATCCTCTGGCACAAGCACACCAATGCGGCCCTCGAGGCCGACCGCCCTGGCTTCTTCCTGGGCAAGCCCTACGAGCCTGGAGCCATCATCAAGACCGAGGTGGAGTACATCTTGATGCAAAGGAAGCCCGGGGGCTACCGCAGGCCCACCCCTGAGCAGAGGGAGCGCAGCCGCATCCCTAAAGACCTCTTCGCCTGCTGGTTCCGCCAAATCTGGGACGACATCCCCGGGGAGAGCACCAAGGCCCATCCCGCGCCCTTCCCCTTGGAGCTGGCGGAGAGGCTGGTGCGCATGTTCAGCTTCGTGGGGGACACGGTGCTGGACCCCTTCGCGGGCACCGGCACCACCCTCATCGCTGCCGCCCGGCACGGGCGGAACTCCATCGGGGTGGAGCTGGTACCTCGGTACGCAGAGCTTGCCCGAAGGCGCTTCGGGCGGGAAGCGGAGGGCCACGTTCTTATGGTGGAGGGGGCTTAA
- a CDS encoding RluA family pseudouridine synthase produces MESVVRFRMEGVRLDQAVAEACGVSRSRAQEWIAQGRVQVGEKVVEKPSYRLKGEEVLVVPPEEKPFVAPQDLAIPVLYEDEDLLVLNKPAGLLTHPAPGVYTGTVVNALLGRYFPLQEAERPEEVRPGIVHRLDKDTSGVLVVAKHGGALEALARAFRDRLVMKRYLAITEGHPKEGTLIAPVGRHPVERHKMHVGGIAPRYAETDFQVLATAGPYALVEARPHTGRTHQIRVHLKHLKAPILGDELYGRKSPHIGRQALHAYELRIPHPRTGRILEFLAPVPPDMARAWEALGGRWPEGVLREVPSYTEAQ; encoded by the coding sequence ATGGAGAGCGTGGTGCGCTTTCGCATGGAAGGGGTGCGCCTCGACCAGGCGGTGGCCGAGGCCTGTGGGGTGAGCCGCAGCCGGGCCCAGGAGTGGATCGCCCAGGGCCGGGTCCAGGTGGGGGAAAAGGTGGTGGAAAAGCCCTCCTATCGCCTTAAGGGAGAAGAGGTGCTGGTGGTTCCCCCTGAGGAAAAGCCCTTCGTGGCTCCCCAGGACCTGGCCATCCCGGTGCTCTATGAGGACGAGGACCTCCTGGTTCTCAACAAGCCTGCGGGGCTTCTTACCCATCCGGCTCCCGGAGTATACACGGGCACCGTGGTCAACGCTCTCTTGGGGCGGTACTTTCCTCTCCAGGAGGCCGAGCGGCCCGAAGAGGTGCGCCCCGGCATCGTCCACCGCTTGGACAAGGACACCAGCGGCGTTTTGGTGGTGGCCAAGCATGGGGGGGCCCTCGAGGCCCTGGCCCGGGCCTTCCGCGACAGGCTGGTGATGAAGCGCTACCTGGCCATCACCGAGGGGCACCCCAAGGAGGGCACCCTCATCGCCCCCGTCGGCCGCCACCCCGTGGAGCGGCACAAGATGCACGTGGGGGGCATCGCCCCCCGCTACGCGGAAACCGACTTCCAGGTCCTGGCCACCGCCGGGCCCTACGCCCTGGTGGAGGCCCGGCCCCACACGGGCCGCACCCACCAGATAAGGGTGCACCTCAAGCACCTCAAGGCCCCCATCCTGGGGGACGAACTTTACGGGCGGAAAAGCCCCCACATCGGGCGGCAGGCCCTCCACGCCTATGAGCTCCGCATCCCCCATCCCCGCACGGGGCGCATCCTGGAGTTTTTGGCCCCCGTGCCCCCCGATATGGCCCGGGCCTGGGAGGCCCTGGGGGGGCGGTGGCCGGAAGGTGTCCTCCGGGAGGTTCCCTCGTATACTGAGGCCCAATGA
- a CDS encoding ABC transporter ATP-binding protein — MSLNPTRPEDLGPILLLVNNIEVVYHDIIQVLRGVSLKVPEGRITALLGPNGAGKTTTLRAISGLLIPEDGEVVRGEILYQGKPIHNRPPEEIVRMGIVQVLEGRRVFKHLTVEENLRVGTLTRKDSHLKEDLERIYHYFPRLAELRHRLAGYCSGGEQQMIAIGRALLAKPRLLLLDEPSLGLAPLLVREIFDIVARVNAEEGVTVLVVEQNARVALSIAHYGYIMETGRIVLEGDRDYLLENPDVQEFYLGVAKGGGRKSFKEVKAYKRRKRFM, encoded by the coding sequence ATGAGCCTGAACCCCACGCGTCCCGAAGACCTAGGCCCCATCCTCCTTTTGGTCAACAACATCGAGGTGGTCTACCATGACATCATCCAGGTGCTGCGCGGCGTCTCCTTGAAGGTGCCCGAAGGGCGGATCACCGCCCTCCTGGGCCCTAACGGGGCGGGGAAGACCACCACCTTAAGGGCCATCTCCGGCCTTTTGATCCCCGAGGACGGGGAAGTGGTGAGGGGAGAGATCCTCTACCAGGGAAAGCCCATCCATAACCGCCCCCCCGAGGAGATCGTGAGGATGGGGATCGTCCAGGTGCTGGAAGGCCGCCGGGTCTTCAAGCACCTCACGGTGGAGGAGAACCTGCGGGTGGGCACCTTGACCCGTAAGGACAGCCATCTTAAGGAGGATCTGGAGCGCATCTACCATTACTTCCCCCGGCTAGCCGAGCTCCGGCACCGCCTGGCCGGGTACTGCTCCGGGGGGGAGCAGCAGATGATCGCCATCGGCCGGGCCCTCCTGGCCAAGCCTCGGCTCCTCCTCCTGGACGAGCCCTCCTTGGGTCTGGCTCCCCTTTTGGTGCGGGAGATCTTTGACATTGTGGCCCGGGTGAACGCCGAGGAGGGGGTCACGGTCCTGGTGGTGGAGCAAAATGCCCGGGTGGCCCTCTCCATCGCCCACTACGGCTACATCATGGAAACCGGGCGGATCGTCCTGGAGGGGGACCGGGACTACCTCCTGGAAAACCCCGACGTGCAAGAGTTCTACCTGGGGGTGGCCAAGGGGGGTGGGCGCAAGAGCTTCAAGGAGGTAAAGGCTTACAAGCGGCGGAAGCGCTTCATGTAG